The Pseudomonas hefeiensis genomic sequence TACAAGCGAGCGAATTGTTCGTCCTCCAGATAGCCATGCATCACCACGACCCGACAGCTGAACGGCGATAGCTGGGACAGCAGCGTGAGCAACTCGACGTAGTAGGTCGACAGGTCGTTCTGGGTCATTTTCAGCACCAGCGTGGCGTCCTCGACGTCCCGCAGCGCCCAGCAAAATGCCGTGATCAAGTGATGCCAGTTCTTGCGACCGTCATCGGGGTTGAACACGCTGACATACACCACCCCGCTGACTTCGGTTTCCACCATCAGACGGGTGTCCGGTAGAGCCGCCTGGGGATGTTCCGATGGCGCCGGTTCTGGGATCGGTTCGACAACATCTGGCACCGCCGCCGGCCCTCTTACAACCCGGCTTACCGAAACGCGCACCGGCACTGGCACCAGGTCGCGAACCGCTTCGCGATACCAGCACAACAGATTGTGCTTGATCAGCCACAACAACCCTTGATCAGCCTTGCCGGTTACGGCGCGCAGCACTTCGCGCAGGTAATGTCGGGAGATGAAAACGCGGCGCCGCCACGTCAGGGCCGGTGGTTCGACGAGCGCTTGCACCGGTGCCTCTTCGATCAGTGGTGCAATCAAGCCATCTGCCGACAGCCCAAGGGGGCGGCTGTCGATAATGCAGCCCTTGATCTGTAAGACCGTGCCCGGGTTGACCGGCGTAATGGGAGATTGCTCACGAACCGCGGCGAAGCGTTCCCACAGTGGCGTGGGCAAGACCAGCACCGGGAAATCCTCGCCCAACGTACGACGGATCGCCTTGGCCGTGTGGCTGGACAGGGTAATCACCCGACCATGGCGCGCCAGCGTACGGCTCCAGTCATGCCGCAGGTCGTCATCCCAGTGCTCGGCCGGGATCGAGTCGAACTCCCAGGCCACCACGCAGACCATTGGGCATAGCAGATCGACGGGCGTCTTGTGGGGCGGTGAAAACGAGAGAAACAGGCAGTCCTGCCCCGCCTGCTGCAACGTTTGATAAAGCGGATCGACCTCGGCGACCGACGACACCACATGCACCCGCCCCAGGCTTTCCAACACGGGGCGATAAGCCTTGAGCACGAAGTAATAACTGTACTCAGGGCGGCCGAGGCTCTGGCTGATGGAGTGGTCGTTTACGTCCGAGTAAAGAATGAAATTCATGGCATCCCATCATGGAGCTGCCATCCCGGCGACTCCACCTCATGACGGTCGACTCACGAACCGCCCCGGCCAGGAGGCCGTTGCTCGTCGATTGTCTGCGTACCCGTCTCGTTCTTGTTTTTAGTGGCCCTTGCCCCGCGGTTCGACTTGAAATCGACATCGCAGGGATCGTGACAAGGGGCATTCTAACCACATCAGCCAAGGGTTCGTGAACAGGCGAATGAGAATAAACCGGCTATAAATATGAGAACTGACCGGTCACGGTTTGCTTGGTTGAAATTGCTTCGAAATTGGCACAGATTGGCAACCAAACAACTACAACAAAAATTTCATCTGGGCTTACTTTCGAATAGGTTTCTCCGAACTTA encodes the following:
- a CDS encoding glycosyltransferase produces the protein MNFILYSDVNDHSISQSLGRPEYSYYFVLKAYRPVLESLGRVHVVSSVAEVDPLYQTLQQAGQDCLFLSFSPPHKTPVDLLCPMVCVVAWEFDSIPAEHWDDDLRHDWSRTLARHGRVITLSSHTAKAIRRTLGEDFPVLVLPTPLWERFAAVREQSPITPVNPGTVLQIKGCIIDSRPLGLSADGLIAPLIEEAPVQALVEPPALTWRRRVFISRHYLREVLRAVTGKADQGLLWLIKHNLLCWYREAVRDLVPVPVRVSVSRVVRGPAAVPDVVEPIPEPAPSEHPQAALPDTRLMVETEVSGVVYVSVFNPDDGRKNWHHLITAFCWALRDVEDATLVLKMTQNDLSTYYVELLTLLSQLSPFSCRVVVMHGYLEDEQFARLYGAASFYVNASRCEGLCLPLMEFMSCARPAIAPDHTAMGDYIDTEVAFIVKSSHEPTIWPEDSRILYRTLRHRPDWGSLKLAYQQSYAMARHQPQAYQAMAVAASERMRRYCGFAPVQQRLVDFLAPQGCTENAPLLPQVGAASC